A genomic window from Punica granatum isolate Tunisia-2019 chromosome 2, ASM765513v2, whole genome shotgun sequence includes:
- the LOC116195111 gene encoding amino acid transporter AVT1C-like, whose product MEKVVSDRSLCIESEGEEEIEKEAFGRIEDDGNDSDSSFSSSEIKLLQAGPSSYTNNWPQSYRQSIDLYTSVQSPSIGILGTPTLSKFGSSFFGSSLIHRHSPEAHSSSLSKPLIPEPVQPEEKRQRLHRESSHYLAPPFSSHASIRKDSRVANELPISSNCSFGQAALNGLNVLCGVGILSTPYAAKEGGWFGVSILIFFGLLSFYTGILLRRCLDSKPGLQTYPDIGQAAFGTFGRVAISVILYIELYASCVEYIILETDTLSSLFPNAQVNFYGLSLDSHHVFALMTTLIILPTVWLRDLSLLSYLSVGGVIASFVVVICLFWVGLVDQVGFHSERTVALNLGTLPVAIGLYGYCFSGHAVFPNIYTSMAKPSQFPLVLLTSFGVCTLLYLGSAVMAYLLFADSTESQYTLNLPQSLMASKIAVWTTVVNPLTKYALTMSPVALSLEELLPSDNNFRIYAICIRTMLVISSLFVGLVIPFFGLVMSLIGSLLTMLITFILPCACFLSILRGKVTYSQGAFCGIIIIVGVTSSVFGTYTALSKIIESLRS is encoded by the exons ATGGAGAAAGTTGTCTCAGATCGGAGCTTGTGCATTGAGAGTGAGGGGGAGGAAGAGATTGAAAAGGAGGCCTTCGGAAGGATTGAAGATGATGGGAATGATTCAGattcttcattttcatcctCAGAGATCAAACTGCTCCAGGCTGGACCCAGTTCTTACACCAACAATTGGCCTCAGAGTTACAG GCAGTCGATCGATCTCTATACGAGCGTGCAGTCGCCCAGCATTGGGATTCTGGGGACGCCGACACTGTCAAAATTTGGGAGTTCGTTCTTTGGCTCATCCCTCATTCATAGACACTCTCCGGAGGCAcactcttcttctctttctaaGCCGCTCATACCAGAACCAGTCCAACCAGAGGAGAAGCGGCAAAGGCTGCACAGGGAGAGCTCCCACTATCTTGCTCCTCCTTTTTCGTCCCATGCTTCCATCAGGAAAGACTCCAGGGTAGCAAATGAGCTTCCCATCTCTAGTAACTGCTCATTCGGGCAAGCCGCATTAAATG GGTTGAATGTGCTATGCGGAGTTGGGATCCTCTCAACTCCATATGCCGCCAAAGAAGGAGGATGGTTCGGAGTTTCCATTTTGATATTCTTCGGGTTGCTCTCGTTCTACACAGGCATACTTCTTCGTCGTTGCTTGGACAGTAAACCTGGCCTCCAGACTTATCCGGACATAGGTCAGGCTGCTTTTGGTACCTTTGGACGAGTTGCTATCTCG GTGATACTGTACATCGAACTATAT GCGTCTTGTGTTGAATACATTATCTTGGAGACTGATACCCTTTCATCTCTGTTCCCGAATGCTCAAGTAAACTTTTATGGACTTTCATTGGATTCCCATCATGTATTCGCATTAATGACCAccctcatcattctccctACGGTTTGGCTCCGAGATCTTAGCCTTCTCAGTTATCTTTCCG TGGGAGGAGTGATAGCATCATTCGTGGTTGTTATATGCCTGTTTTGGGTCGGTTTAGTTGACCAAGTCGGCTTCCATAGTGAACGGACAGTGGCTCTCAACCTTGGGACTCTTCCGGTTGCTATTGGACTATACGGCTATTGCTTCTCAGGACACGCTGTGTTCCCAAACATCTACACTTCAATGGCAAAACCGAGTCAGTTTCCATTAGTCCTATTAACAAG TTTTGGTGTTTGTACTCTTTTATACCTTGGATCAGCAGTTATGGCATATCTGTTGTTCGCCGACTCAACCGAGTCTCAGTATACCCTCAACTTGCCACAGTCGTTGATGGCTTCAAAGATTGCTGTCTGGACCACG GTTGTGAACCCGTTAACTAA GTACGCATTGACCATGTCTCCCGTAGCGCTGAGTTTGGAGGAACTGCTGCCATCTGATAACAATTTCCGCATTTATGCCATCTGCATTAGAACCATGCTCGTGATATCTTCCTTGTTCGTCGGCCTCGTGATTCCATTTTTCG GTCTGGTGATGTCATTGATTGGATCTCTGCTCACAATGCTCATT ACCTTTATACTTCCTTGTGCCTGCTTCCTGAGCATCTTGAGGGGTAAAGTAACCTATTCACAG GGAGCATTTTGCGGCATTATAATCATCGTCGGGGTTACATCGTCAGTCTTCGGCACGTATACAGCTTTGTCGAAGATTATCGAGAGCTTGAGGAGCTGA